The proteins below are encoded in one region of Candidatus Cloacimonadota bacterium:
- a CDS encoding pyridoxal phosphate-dependent aminotransferase, with product MKLSKRALEIQASPIRKLMPHAVDAKKRGVKVYHLNIGQPDIPTPPQMIKVYHEFSEKVLAYGPSQGLEVYQQGLVHYYKHLGISLDTKDIIVTTAGSEAVTFAMMVAANEGDEILVPEPFYTNYNGFATMASIKLKPITTYAENGFALPDDAAFEKLITHKTRAIMICNPGNPTGAVYSKEDLFRLANFCKNHNLFLISDEVYREFIYDGLTHTSVLQVPDFEANAIMVDSVSKRYSACGARIGCIVSRNRELMGATLKFAQARLCPPTVDQLAANACVYLPDEYFHEMVAEYQSRRDLVYEELSNIEGIICKKPQGAFYIVAKLPITNAEDFVVWMLDNYQINGETVMAAPAEGFYASPGLGRNELRLAYILNRDDLRKAMHIFREGLKEYRRTHQ from the coding sequence ATGAAGCTATCAAAACGTGCTTTGGAAATCCAAGCATCCCCAATCAGGAAGCTTATGCCTCATGCTGTTGATGCAAAGAAAAGAGGCGTAAAAGTGTATCACCTCAATATTGGCCAGCCCGATATTCCAACACCACCTCAGATGATAAAGGTATATCACGAGTTTTCGGAAAAAGTGCTGGCATACGGTCCCTCTCAGGGATTGGAAGTGTATCAGCAGGGCCTGGTGCACTATTATAAGCACTTGGGGATATCTTTGGACACCAAAGACATTATTGTAACCACAGCCGGAAGTGAAGCTGTAACCTTTGCCATGATGGTAGCAGCAAACGAAGGTGATGAAATCTTAGTTCCGGAACCGTTTTATACAAACTACAACGGTTTTGCAACCATGGCCTCGATAAAGTTGAAACCGATAACCACTTATGCTGAAAACGGCTTTGCATTGCCGGATGACGCAGCTTTTGAAAAGCTGATTACTCACAAAACCAGGGCTATCATGATATGCAATCCTGGTAATCCCACTGGAGCAGTTTACAGCAAAGAAGATCTGTTTCGCTTAGCAAATTTCTGCAAGAATCATAATCTCTTCCTGATCTCTGACGAAGTATATCGGGAATTTATTTATGACGGACTTACGCATACCAGTGTGTTGCAAGTTCCAGATTTTGAAGCGAATGCCATTATGGTGGATAGCGTTTCGAAACGCTATTCCGCATGTGGCGCACGGATAGGATGCATTGTATCCCGCAACCGCGAGCTCATGGGAGCCACACTCAAATTTGCTCAAGCAAGATTGTGTCCTCCCACTGTTGATCAACTGGCTGCAAACGCCTGTGTGTATTTGCCAGACGAGTATTTCCACGAGATGGTGGCAGAGTATCAGTCGCGGCGGGATTTGGTTTATGAAGAGCTGAGTAACATAGAAGGCATCATATGTAAAAAACCACAGGGAGCATTTTACATTGTTGCCAAATTGCCCATTACCAATGCCGAGGATTTTGTAGTCTGGATGCTGGATAATTATCAGATTAATGGCGAAACCGTGATGGCAGCGCCGGCAGAAGGCTTCTACGCAAGTCCCGGTTTGGGTAGAAATGAATTAAGGCTGGCATATATCCTGAATCGCGATGATCTTAGAAAAGCCATGCACATCTTCCGTGAAGGATTGAAAGAATACCGTAGAACACATCAATAA
- a CDS encoding 3-phosphoglycerate dehydrogenase: MPKVLIATEKPFAAEAAAKIKAELESAKYDYSFLESYTDVKDFHNAVADAEALIIRSDKVDEAVFNAAKKLKIVVRAGAGYDNVDLKAATAHDVVVMNTPGQNSNAVAELAIGMMIYMARGKFNGKTGTEIAGKKLVLFGFGYIARLVAKMARGIGMIVYAYDPYIADEVMVKESVKPLKKVEDIFKTGDYVSIHIPANSETKKSINWEMLSLMPDGATLVNTARKEVIDEEGLLQAFAQKKGFRYVSDVAPDNLAAINEQYADRIYCTPKKMGAQTAEANTNAGIAAAKQIVAFFEKGDKTFKVN; this comes from the coding sequence ATGCCAAAAGTCTTGATTGCCACAGAGAAACCCTTTGCCGCCGAAGCCGCAGCAAAGATCAAAGCGGAGCTGGAATCCGCAAAGTACGACTACAGCTTTTTGGAATCCTACACGGATGTCAAAGATTTTCACAACGCAGTTGCCGATGCAGAAGCACTGATTATTCGTAGTGATAAAGTGGATGAAGCGGTTTTCAACGCAGCGAAAAAGTTGAAAATTGTGGTAAGAGCCGGAGCCGGATACGATAATGTGGATTTAAAAGCCGCTACTGCCCACGATGTGGTGGTTATGAACACACCTGGTCAAAACTCAAATGCCGTAGCAGAGCTTGCGATCGGAATGATGATCTATATGGCTCGTGGCAAGTTTAATGGCAAGACCGGCACTGAAATTGCCGGCAAGAAGCTGGTTCTGTTTGGCTTTGGTTATATTGCTCGCCTGGTAGCCAAGATGGCTCGCGGAATCGGAATGATAGTATATGCTTATGACCCCTACATTGCCGATGAAGTGATGGTAAAAGAAAGCGTGAAACCGTTGAAGAAAGTGGAAGATATCTTTAAGACAGGAGATTATGTCTCTATACATATTCCAGCAAATTCAGAGACAAAGAAATCGATAAATTGGGAAATGCTTTCCTTGATGCCCGATGGAGCTACTTTGGTGAATACTGCACGCAAGGAAGTGATAGATGAAGAAGGACTATTACAGGCTTTTGCCCAGAAAAAAGGTTTCCGCTATGTAAGTGATGTTGCTCCGGATAACCTGGCAGCAATAAACGAGCAGTATGCAGACAGAATTTACTGCACCCCCAAGAAGATGGGAGCGCAAACAGCGGAAGCTAATACCAATGCCGGCATCGCTGCCGCCAAACAGATTGTAGCCTTCTTTGAAAAAGGCGATAAGACCTTCAAGGTAAACTAA
- a CDS encoding ATP-dependent 6-phosphofructokinase produces the protein MKKRLLIATGGGDCPGLNAVIRAIVKRASQEHNWEVLGSIDAFDGVLRDPMHLVELTPEIVAGIHVRGGTIIGTTNKGGPFAWPVQDEDGKWSTVDRSQEFVQRLRYQNIDAIINIGGDGSQRISQGLFELGCPIIGVPKTIDNDLSDTDFTFGFQTAVDVATDAVDKLVTTAASHHRVLILEVMGRYAGWIALHASIAGGAEVCLIPEIPYDINKVMEAILQRFDHGRGFANIVIAEGAIPVGGDLSFTENNTPGAMKIRLGGAGMRLGEELRKAGCPIEIRETILGHLQRGGTPNAFDRILASQFGVEAFELVLEKKWGNMVAYRHPNIIAVPIKDAIKEYNLVNPKGNLIKTARGLGISLGD, from the coding sequence ATGAAAAAGAGACTATTGATAGCAACCGGCGGAGGAGATTGCCCCGGATTGAATGCGGTGATAAGAGCTATTGTAAAGCGAGCATCACAGGAGCATAACTGGGAAGTTTTAGGTTCCATAGATGCGTTTGACGGTGTACTACGGGATCCCATGCATTTGGTGGAGCTTACTCCGGAAATTGTAGCCGGGATTCATGTAAGGGGCGGAACGATTATCGGTACTACCAATAAGGGCGGTCCCTTTGCCTGGCCTGTACAGGACGAAGATGGTAAATGGAGTACGGTCGATCGTAGTCAGGAATTTGTACAAAGACTGCGCTACCAAAACATTGATGCCATCATCAATATTGGCGGAGATGGGTCGCAAAGAATATCTCAAGGCTTGTTTGAACTTGGTTGCCCCATCATCGGGGTGCCTAAAACCATCGACAACGATCTCAGTGATACCGATTTCACTTTCGGATTTCAGACAGCGGTGGATGTAGCTACTGACGCTGTGGATAAACTGGTTACTACTGCCGCAAGTCATCATCGCGTTTTGATTTTGGAAGTGATGGGCAGATATGCGGGCTGGATTGCTCTTCATGCTTCAATTGCAGGTGGGGCAGAGGTATGCCTGATCCCTGAGATTCCTTATGATATAAACAAGGTAATGGAAGCCATCTTACAACGGTTTGACCACGGTCGCGGCTTTGCCAATATTGTGATAGCAGAAGGGGCAATACCCGTAGGAGGAGATTTGTCCTTTACGGAGAACAATACTCCGGGAGCTATGAAGATACGGCTGGGGGGAGCCGGTATGCGTCTTGGAGAGGAGTTGCGCAAAGCAGGATGTCCCATTGAGATCAGGGAAACCATATTGGGGCATTTGCAACGCGGAGGTACCCCAAACGCCTTCGACCGTATCCTGGCTTCTCAATTCGGCGTTGAGGCCTTCGAACTGGTATTGGAGAAGAAATGGGGTAATATGGTAGCCTATCGGCATCCCAATATCATCGCCGTACCTATCAAAGATGCCATCAAAGAGTACAACTTGGTAAATCCCAAGGGTAATCTGATAAAGACAGCTCGCGGTTTGGGAATCTCCTTGGGGGATTGA
- the groL gene encoding chaperonin GroEL (60 kDa chaperone family; promotes refolding of misfolded polypeptides especially under stressful conditions; forms two stacked rings of heptamers to form a barrel-shaped 14mer; ends can be capped by GroES; misfolded proteins enter the barrel where they are refolded when GroES binds), whose product MAKQMQYAHEARTSLKRGVDKLADAVKVTLGPKGRNVVLDKKFGSPLITNDGVTIAKEIELEDPYENMGAQLCKEVAEKTHDNAGDGTTTATLLAQAIIEEGLKHVTAGVNPMYLKRGLEKATKVIVDQIHEYSKTIKSNAEVAQIASISANNDPEIGRLIAEAMESVGNEGIINIEEAKSIDTGLEKVEGMQFDRGYISPYFVTNPDKMIAEMEDPFILLYDKKITVMKDLLPILQEVAQTGKPLLIISEDIEGEALATLVVNKLRGVLNIVAVKAPGFGDRRKAMMEDIAILTGATLISEDMGRKLDSATMTDLGRAKKILVEKENTTIREGAGVQEAIDGRIKQIKAQIDETKSDYDKEKLQERLAKLSSGVAVLRIGAATETEMKEKKARVDDALHATRAAVEEGIVPGGGVTLIQAAKALKNLKGLSYEEKMAVEILAKAVEKPVYQIAANAGEEGAVVVEKIKGFKDIHMGFNAATSKYEDLFEAGIIDPAKVVRSAVQNASSIAGLFLTTECIVTDIPEPEAPASMPNPGMGGMGGMY is encoded by the coding sequence ATGGCAAAACAAATGCAGTATGCACACGAAGCCCGCACTTCCCTGAAACGCGGTGTGGACAAATTGGCAGATGCCGTTAAAGTTACCCTTGGACCCAAGGGCAGAAATGTGGTATTGGACAAAAAATTCGGTTCTCCGCTCATCACGAATGACGGCGTTACCATTGCTAAAGAAATTGAACTGGAAGATCCCTATGAAAACATGGGCGCTCAACTATGCAAAGAAGTAGCTGAGAAAACTCACGACAACGCCGGGGACGGTACAACTACAGCAACTTTATTGGCTCAAGCAATCATTGAAGAAGGCTTGAAGCATGTAACTGCTGGTGTGAATCCGATGTATCTGAAACGCGGATTGGAAAAAGCCACAAAAGTGATAGTGGATCAGATCCATGAGTATTCGAAGACCATCAAGAGCAATGCCGAAGTAGCTCAGATTGCAAGCATCAGTGCAAACAACGATCCTGAAATCGGCAGACTAATCGCAGAGGCGATGGAGAGCGTTGGTAATGAAGGCATCATCAATATCGAAGAAGCCAAATCCATAGATACAGGTCTGGAAAAAGTAGAAGGTATGCAATTTGACCGTGGCTACATTTCTCCTTATTTTGTCACCAATCCGGACAAGATGATTGCTGAGATGGAAGATCCCTTCATTCTGCTCTATGACAAGAAAATCACCGTAATGAAAGACTTGTTGCCCATTCTTCAGGAAGTAGCGCAGACCGGTAAACCCTTGCTCATCATCTCTGAAGACATTGAGGGTGAAGCCTTGGCAACCTTGGTCGTTAACAAGCTCAGGGGTGTATTGAATATAGTAGCTGTGAAGGCTCCTGGCTTTGGTGATCGTCGTAAAGCCATGATGGAAGACATTGCCATTCTTACCGGAGCTACCTTGATCTCTGAAGATATGGGCCGCAAATTGGACAGCGCAACCATGACCGATCTGGGCAGAGCCAAAAAGATACTTGTGGAAAAAGAAAACACTACTATCCGTGAAGGCGCTGGAGTACAGGAAGCTATAGACGGCAGAATAAAACAGATCAAAGCTCAGATTGATGAGACAAAATCAGACTATGATAAAGAAAAGCTTCAGGAACGTCTGGCAAAACTATCCAGTGGTGTTGCGGTTCTGCGCATAGGTGCAGCTACCGAGACCGAAATGAAAGAGAAAAAAGCTCGCGTTGACGACGCTCTACATGCTACCCGCGCCGCAGTAGAAGAAGGTATAGTCCCCGGCGGTGGAGTTACACTCATTCAAGCAGCAAAAGCTTTGAAGAACTTGAAAGGACTATCCTATGAAGAAAAAATGGCAGTGGAAATCCTTGCGAAAGCTGTGGAAAAACCAGTTTATCAAATCGCAGCCAACGCAGGAGAAGAAGGAGCCGTGGTAGTTGAAAAGATTAAAGGCTTCAAGGACATTCACATGGGTTTCAATGCCGCAACCAGCAAGTATGAAGACCTCTTTGAGGCTGGCATCATCGATCCCGCCAAAGTAGTACGCAGTGCCGTTCAAAACGCTTCTTCCATCGCAGGTCTGTTCCTCACCACCGAGTGCATAGTTACAGACATTCCCGAACCGGAAGCACCAGCTTCCATGCCGAATCCCGGAATGGGCGGAATGGGCGGAATGTATTAA